A stretch of the Rosa rugosa chromosome 5, drRosRugo1.1, whole genome shotgun sequence genome encodes the following:
- the LOC133712885 gene encoding putative protein phosphatase 2C-like protein 44 isoform X3 yields MMPAVSHGHHVVEGYDEFDCDYVVAQREQIEELEVWLFGVSDPRIGDGITKYMQAHLFDKKPKESIIKGKSNETMRKAYLDAKAKVRDAQGTEETNGVGSVSAMVINGEKLVLANMGDYRAIVCREGLAHEIGIRHKQSPKMSWTHRLFKANNKQSKSSDLVVGAEKIENDIEFVILASSGIWEVMKYQEAVNLIRRVENPEIAAECLASEASNRMSRSNISCLVIRFD; encoded by the exons ATGATGCCAGCAGTCTCACATGGGCATCATGTGGTTGAGGGTTATGATGAATTCGACTGTGACTATGTTGTGGCTCAGAGAGAGCAGATTGAAGAGCTTGAGGTGTGGCTTTTCGGAGTTTCCGATCCTCGGATTGGGGACGGAATTACCAAGTACATGCAGGCACATCTGTTTGATAAGAAGCCCAAAGAG TCTATCATAAAGGGAAAGAGCAACGAGACGATGAGAAAAGCATATCTTGATGCTAAAGCAAAGGTTAGAGACGCCCAGGGAACAGAGGAGACAAATGGAGTCGGTTCAGTTTCGGCAATGGTGATCAATGGTGAAAAGCTAGTATTAGCGAATATGGGAGACTACAGAGCAATTGTTTGCAGAGAGGGTTTGGCTCATGAAATAGGCATTAGGCACAAGCAATCACCCAAAATGAGTTGGACACACAGACTCTTTAAAG CAAACAATAAGCAATCTAAAAGCTCAGATCTTGTTGTTGGGGCCGAAAAGATTGAGAACGATATTGAATTTGTCATTTTAGCAAGCAGTGGCATATGGGAG GTGATGAAGTATCAAGAGGCTGTGAATCTCATAAGGCGCGTTGAAAATCCAGAAATAGCTGCCGAGTGTTTGGCAAGTGAAGCTTCAAATAGAATGAGCAGAAGCAACATTTCTTGCTTGGTCATTCGATTTGATTGA
- the LOC133712884 gene encoding COP1-interacting protein 7, giving the protein MRSSTRLDSALFQLTPTRTRCDLVISANGKTEKIASGLLDPFLSHLKTAQEQMAKGGYSIILEPESGSDAAWFTKSTVERFVRFVSTPEVLERVYTLESEILQIEEAITIQGNHDMGFNPVEDNHGKPMDSIEGNRPVLDTNEEKAIVLYEAGARKPEANGSAAQEENSKVQLLKVLETRKKMLQKEQGMAFARAVAAGFDVDHLPPLISFAECFGASRLMEACRRYKELWKRKHETGQWLEIEAAEAMSNRADFSTMNASGIVLSSMTNKPNELAENNGKATSADEKPPLEHQPSLSHQEYFPGQFPHQMFPPWPVHSPGALPVYPPYPMQGMPYYQNYPGNSPFFQPPYPTAEDPRLNQSQKMKQKRHSMDGSPDNDESEAWEIDASRTRSSDDTELERESRKKSSRSGKKKSGTVVIRNINYITSKGKNSSDGESQSGSDSQTDEEDGNLQDGILEVMNSLKSTKRKGNHRQSIDKFDSSEKEANGDNWQAFQNFLLRDADEDNRNVDQGMFSMEKKVQQKRRQSNLGDDPLLSGNRHRGESQEGSTTDISDFSGNVNRMPKSSNGELLMSVREGQLGHSRIIDGQMDLRSEIDGRRVGYRRTANDDFMIHGQDNQSGFIGSPSDPLAVNGFERATRSSDRRSSHNMNDDSYIVPLRSMSLDHVESSDRNAIDMDSEFPSEDMTHKIAAQVNYEPDELSLMPQRGAERGSTSYDPALDYEMQVHINGGAALDKKHKDMVSDVKGAKKPGNDKKSKIVQNTSEKKIGGPIRKGKPAKLSPLEEARARAEKLRSFKADLQKMKKEKEEEEIKRLEALKIQRQKRIAARAGSIPAQSPLPSQQTRKQGLAKLSPSSHKGSKFSDSEPGSSSPLQRFPIKTASMGGSTDSQKTAKSSKLNTGSHSAGNRLSRSVSSLPEKKKENSGVTSDPKSSMARIRRLSEPKMPNSNLVSSVKPQNTVTVSKPKASDGSESKKISAIVNYDKSKAASLPELKIRTSKGPAVAQSTSTAKETSQKDVSVKPTSGGAQLKRNDDKSTHRSDKDDNPVIEKTVLMLEKTSIPIVHAPGGNLEVGKGQHVQEKTKVVSDYAAVRAPVSPLTVDVVDREPIHELLQQQVQSHEAPVDNSEKETPKFSSNSTVEKPYQAPYVRQSSLEDPCTVNSEYGKAPSTSSETMATGTATIRAYVSESSNLKLEKIPEAVEKPQVKESSKGFRRLLKFGRKNHSSSSGERNGEPDNTSMIGSEADDNATNTVSSSEVFTLKNLISQDETSNSSATSKGSRHFSLLSPFRSKTSEKKLTT; this is encoded by the exons ATGAGGTCTTCCACTCGGCTCGACTCTGCTCTGTTCCAACTCACACCCACTCGGACTAG GTGTGACCTGGTTATATCTGCAAATGGAAAGACGGAGAAAATAGCTTCGGGTTTGTTGGACCCGTTTCTTTCCCACTTGAAGACTGCGCAGGAACAGATGGCCAAGGGGGGCTATTCAATTATTCTCGAGCCGGAGTCTGGCAGTGATGCAGCATGGTTCACAAAGAGTACTGTCGAAAG ATTTGTTCGCTTTGTGAGCACTCCGGAGGTCCTGGAACGTGTGTACACTTTAGAATCTGAGATTTTACAGATTGAGGAGGCCATTACAATTCAAGGAAATCATGATATGGGATTTAATCCT GTAGAGGACAATCATGGAAAACCTATGGACAGCATAGAAG GAAACAGGCCAGTGCTAGATACTAATGAAGAGAAAGCAATAGTTCTTTATGAG GCTGGTGCCCGTAAACCTGAAGCAAATGGTTCCGCTGCACAAGAGGAGAACTCAAA AGTTCAGCTTCTAAAAGTTCTGGAGACACGCAAAAAAATGTTGCAGAAAGAGCAAGGTATGGCTTTTGCTCGTGCTGTAGCGGCAGGTTTTGACGTTGATCATCTGCCACCATTAATATCATTTGCTGAATGCTTTGGGGCTTCACGCTTGAT GGAGGCTTGTAGAAGATATAAGGAACTGTGGAAACGAAAGCATGAGACTGGCCAATGGCTTGAAATTGAAGCAGCTGAAGCAATGTCTAACCGAGCAGACTTCTCAACCATGAATGCATCGGGCATAGTGCTTTCAAGTATGACCAACAAGCCAAATGAGTTGGCAGAGAATAATGGAAAAGCTACTTCTGCAG ATGAAAAGCCTCCCTTGGAGCACCAACCATCGTTAAGCCACCAAGAATATTTTCCAGGCCAGTTTCCCCATCAGATGTTCCCTCCCTGGCCTGTTCATTCTCCAGGTGCATTGCCAGTCTATCCACCATATCCCATGCAAGGCATGCCCTACTATCAGAATTACCCTGGAAATAGCCCATTTTTTCAGCCTCCTTATCCAACAGCAGAGGATCCAAGACTCAATCAAAGTCAAAAAATGAAACAGAAAAGGCATTCCATGGATGGTAGTCCCGACAATGATGAATCAGAAGCCTGGGAGATAGACGCTTCGAGAACAAGATCGTCAGATGATACAGAGTTGGAGAGGGAATCACGAAAGAAGTCTAGCCGCTCTGGTAAAAAGAAATCAGGCACGGTTGTCATTCGGAATATTAATTACATCACCTCAAAGGGGAAAAATTCTTCTGACGGAGAATCTCAATCAGGTTCTGACTCTCAAACTGATGAGGAAGATGGAAATCTGCAGGATGGAATTCTGGAGGTTATGAATTCTCTTAAATcaaccaaaagaaaaggaaaccaCAGACAATCTATAGATAAATTTGATTCATCTGAGAAGGAAGCAAATGGGGACAACTGGCAGGCCTTTCAAAATTTCTTACTCAGAGATGCTGATGAAGACAATCGCAATGTTGACCAAGGAATGTTTTCTATGGAAAAGAAGGTCCAACAAAAAAGACGACAAAGTAACCTTGGGGATGATCCTTTACTTTCTGGCAATCGACATAGAGGGGAAAGTCAAGAAGGAAGCACAACAGATATAAGTGACTTTAGTGGGAATGTTAATCGCATGCCGAAGTCATCAAATGGTGAATTGTTAATGTCAGTAAGAGAGGGCCAGTTGGGTCACAGTAGGATCATAGATGGCCAAATGGATTTACGTTCAGAAATAGATGGCAGAAGGGTTGGCTATAGGAGGACTGCCAATGATGATTTTATGATTCATGGACAAGATAACCAGTCTGGTTTTATAGGTTCACCATCCGATCCACTTGCTGTAAATGGATTCGAGCGTGCAACCCGTAGTTCGGATAGAAGGTCATCACACAACATGAATGATGATTCCTACATAGTTCCGTTACGTTCAATGTCACTAGATCATGTTGAAAGCAGCGACAGAAATGCTATTGATATGGACTCTGAGTTCCCATCTGAAGACATGACTCATAAGATTGCGGCCCAAGTTAATTATGAGCCAGATGAGTTGAGTTTAATGCCCCAGCGTGGTGCAGAAAGGGGTTCAACAAGCTATGACCCTGCTTTAGATTATGAAATGCAGGTTCATATAAATGGTGGTGCTGCTCTGGATAAGAAACATAAGGATATGGTTAGTGACGTTAAAGGGGCTAAGAAGCCTGGCAATGACAAGAAATCTAAGATCGTTCAAAATACTTCAGAAAAGAAGATTGGGGGGCCAATAAGAAAAGGAAAGCCCGCAAAGTTGAGTCCGTTGGAGGAAGCACGAGCACGAGCTGAGAAACTAAGAAGCTTTAAAGCCGATCTtcagaaaatgaagaaagaaaag gaagaagaagagatcaaACGACTGGAAGCTTTAAAGATACAGAGGCAAAAGAGGATTGCTGCTAGAGCCGGTAGCATCCCTGCTCAGTCACCATTGCCCTCACAGCAAACCAGGAAACAAGGGCTGGCAAAACTATCGCCAAGCTCTCACAAAGGATCAAAATTTAGTGATTCAGAGCCAGGATCATCATCTCCTCTACAAAGGTTCCCCATCAAAACTGCATCTATGGGGGGCTCTACTGATTCTCAGAAAACTGCCAAATCTAGCAAACTGAATACTGGAAGCCACTCGGCTGGAAACAGGTTAAGCCGGTCTGTATCTTCATTGCctgaaaaaaagaaggaaaactcCGGTGTTACAAGTGATCCCAAGTCATCTATGGCACGAATTAGAAGATTATCAGAGCCTAAGATGCCTAACAGCAATCTTGTTTCTTCAGTTAAGCCACAAAACACTGTAACAGTATCAAAGCCAAAAGCATCTGATGGGTCTGAGAGCAAGAAAATATCTGCTATCGTGAACTATGACAAAAGCAAGGCTGCTAGCCTTCCAGAATTGAAAATCAGAACATCCAAGGGACCTGCTGTTGCACAGAGCACATCAACAGCCAAAGAAACGAGCCAGAAAGATGTTTCAGTGAAACCTACCTCTGGAGGTGCTCAACTGAAGAGGAATGATGACAAAAGTACACATCGTAGTGATAAAGATGACAATCCAGTAATTGAAAAAACTGTTCTGATGCTTGAGAAAACTTCCATTCCTATTGTACATGCACCTGGAGGAAATTTGGAGGTTGGAAAGGGACAGCATGTTCAGGAGAAAACAAAGGTGGTATCAGATTATGCTGCTGTTCGGGCACCAGTTTCACCACTTACAGTAGATGTAGTCGATAGAGAACCCATTCATGAGCTATTACAGCAGCAGGTTCAATCTCATGAG GCCCCGGTGGATAATTCAGAGAAGGAAACCCCAAAGTTTTCCAGCAATAGTACTGTTGAAAAACCATATCAAGCCCCTTATGTGCGGCAATCCTCACTGGAAGATCCATGTACTGTGAATTCTGAGTATGGAAAAGCACCCTCAACAAGCTCAGAAACCATGGCAACAGGCACAGCAACTATTAGAGCATATGTATCTGAGTCTAGTAACTTGAAGCTAGAAAAAATACCAGAAGCTGTTGAAAAGCCCCAGGTGAAGGAATCATCAAAAGGGTTTAGACGGCTGTTAAAGTTTGGAAGAAAGAACCATAGCTCATCATCAGGTGAACGTAATGGTGAACCAGATAATACCAGCATGATTGGTTCTGAAGCAGATGATAACGCGACAAACACTGTTTCTTCTAGTGAAG TCTTTACATTAAAGAATCTGATATCGCAAGATGAAACTTCCAATTCCTCTGCTACATCAAAGG GTTCTCGCCATTTCTCCTTGTTGTCCCCATTCCGAAGCAAAACTAGTGAAAAGAAGCTGACAACATGA
- the LOC133712885 gene encoding putative protein phosphatase 2C-like protein 44 isoform X2 produces the protein MGLKDFHLKFKQGFQLRRILKIKTGVKKKEANFTTKPSWMMPAVSHGHHVVEGYDEFDCDYVVAQREQIEELEVWLFGVSDPRIGDGITKYMQAHLFDKKPKESIIKGKSNETMRKAYLDAKAKVRDAQGTEETNGVGSVSAMVINGEKLVLANMGDYRAIVCREGLAHEIGIRHKQSPKMSWTHRLFKANNKQSKSSDLVVGAEKIENDIEFVILASSGIWEVMKYQEAVNLIRRVENPEIAAECLASEASNRMSRSNISCLVIRFD, from the exons ATGGGTCTCAAAGATTTTCATCTCAAGTTTAAG CAAGGCTTTCAGCTGAGGCGAATTCTCAAGATAAAAACTGGGGTTAAGAAGAAAGAGGCTAATTTTACTACAAAACCTTCATGGATGATGCCAGCAGTCTCACATGGGCATCATGTGGTTGAGGGTTATGATGAATTCGACTGTGACTATGTTGTGGCTCAGAGAGAGCAGATTGAAGAGCTTGAGGTGTGGCTTTTCGGAGTTTCCGATCCTCGGATTGGGGACGGAATTACCAAGTACATGCAGGCACATCTGTTTGATAAGAAGCCCAAAGAG TCTATCATAAAGGGAAAGAGCAACGAGACGATGAGAAAAGCATATCTTGATGCTAAAGCAAAGGTTAGAGACGCCCAGGGAACAGAGGAGACAAATGGAGTCGGTTCAGTTTCGGCAATGGTGATCAATGGTGAAAAGCTAGTATTAGCGAATATGGGAGACTACAGAGCAATTGTTTGCAGAGAGGGTTTGGCTCATGAAATAGGCATTAGGCACAAGCAATCACCCAAAATGAGTTGGACACACAGACTCTTTAAAG CAAACAATAAGCAATCTAAAAGCTCAGATCTTGTTGTTGGGGCCGAAAAGATTGAGAACGATATTGAATTTGTCATTTTAGCAAGCAGTGGCATATGGGAG GTGATGAAGTATCAAGAGGCTGTGAATCTCATAAGGCGCGTTGAAAATCCAGAAATAGCTGCCGAGTGTTTGGCAAGTGAAGCTTCAAATAGAATGAGCAGAAGCAACATTTCTTGCTTGGTCATTCGATTTGATTGA
- the LOC133712071 gene encoding serine/threonine-protein kinase Aurora-3-like — protein MATKSDSPKREWSLNDFEIGKPLGKGKFGRVYVAREVKSKYVVALKVLFKKQIKKYKIHHQLKREMEIQTSLRHPNILRLYGWFHDDERIVLILEYAHGGELYGLLRENTHLSEKQTATYILSLAQALAYCHEKHVIHRDIKPENLLLDHEGRLKIADFGWSVQSSSKRRTMCGTLDYLAPEMVENRAHDYAVDNWTLGILCYEFLYGTPPFEAESQRDTFKRITNIDLSFPSSPQVSAEAKHLISQLLVKDSSKRLSLQKIMEHPWIMKNADPSGICNN, from the exons ATGGCGACGAAATCCGATTCCCCAAAGAGGGAGTGGTCCCTGAACGACTTCGAGATCGGAAAGCCTCTCGGCAAAGGCAAGTTCGGGCGGGTCTACGTGGCCCGAGAAGTCAAG AGCAAGTACGTGGTGGCGTTGAAGGTGTTGTTCAAGAAGCAGATAAAGAAGTACAAGATTCACCACCAGCtgaagagagagatggagatcCAGACCAGTCTCAGACACCCCAACATTCTTCGCCTCTACGGTTGGTTCCACGACGACGAACGCATCGTCTTGATCCTCGAGTACGCCCACGGCGGCGAGCTCTATGGGCTGCTCAGGGAGAATACTCATCTCTCTGAGAAACAGACCGCCACG TATATACTGAGCCTGGCGCAGGCTTTGGCTTATTGTCACGAGAAGCATGTGATTCATAGGGATATCAAGCCGGAAAATTTGTTGCTTGATCATGAG GGTCGACTGAAAATTGCAGACTTTGGATGGTCTGTACAGTCAAGCAGCAAGAGACGAACAATGTGTGGAACGTTAGATTATTTAGCACCAGAGATGGTGGAGAACAGAGCTCATGATTATGCAGTGGATAACTGGACTTTGGGAATTCTCTGCTATGAGTTTCTTTATGGCACTCCTCCATTTGAGGCTGAAAGTCAAAGAGATACTTTCAAAAG GATTACGAACATTGACCTGAGCTTTCCTTCTAGCCCTCAAGTTTCTGCAGAAGCTAAACATCTCATTAGCCAG CTTCTGGTGAAGGACTCCTCTAAGAGGCTTTCTCTTCAGAAGATCATGGAACACCCTTGGATAATGAAGAATGCAGATCCTTCCGGTATCTGCAATAACTAG
- the LOC133712885 gene encoding putative protein phosphatase 2C-like protein 44 isoform X1: MADNHNISGKFMGLKDFHLKFKQGFQLRRILKIKTGVKKKEANFTTKPSWMMPAVSHGHHVVEGYDEFDCDYVVAQREQIEELEVWLFGVSDPRIGDGITKYMQAHLFDKKPKESIIKGKSNETMRKAYLDAKAKVRDAQGTEETNGVGSVSAMVINGEKLVLANMGDYRAIVCREGLAHEIGIRHKQSPKMSWTHRLFKANNKQSKSSDLVVGAEKIENDIEFVILASSGIWEVMKYQEAVNLIRRVENPEIAAECLASEASNRMSRSNISCLVIRFD, translated from the exons ATGGCAGATAATCATAACATTTCAGGCAAATTCATGGGTCTCAAAGATTTTCATCTCAAGTTTAAG CAAGGCTTTCAGCTGAGGCGAATTCTCAAGATAAAAACTGGGGTTAAGAAGAAAGAGGCTAATTTTACTACAAAACCTTCATGGATGATGCCAGCAGTCTCACATGGGCATCATGTGGTTGAGGGTTATGATGAATTCGACTGTGACTATGTTGTGGCTCAGAGAGAGCAGATTGAAGAGCTTGAGGTGTGGCTTTTCGGAGTTTCCGATCCTCGGATTGGGGACGGAATTACCAAGTACATGCAGGCACATCTGTTTGATAAGAAGCCCAAAGAG TCTATCATAAAGGGAAAGAGCAACGAGACGATGAGAAAAGCATATCTTGATGCTAAAGCAAAGGTTAGAGACGCCCAGGGAACAGAGGAGACAAATGGAGTCGGTTCAGTTTCGGCAATGGTGATCAATGGTGAAAAGCTAGTATTAGCGAATATGGGAGACTACAGAGCAATTGTTTGCAGAGAGGGTTTGGCTCATGAAATAGGCATTAGGCACAAGCAATCACCCAAAATGAGTTGGACACACAGACTCTTTAAAG CAAACAATAAGCAATCTAAAAGCTCAGATCTTGTTGTTGGGGCCGAAAAGATTGAGAACGATATTGAATTTGTCATTTTAGCAAGCAGTGGCATATGGGAG GTGATGAAGTATCAAGAGGCTGTGAATCTCATAAGGCGCGTTGAAAATCCAGAAATAGCTGCCGAGTGTTTGGCAAGTGAAGCTTCAAATAGAATGAGCAGAAGCAACATTTCTTGCTTGGTCATTCGATTTGATTGA